Proteins from a single region of Stappia sp. ES.058:
- a CDS encoding sterol desaturase family protein gives MLDVLLEFLPFYAGAYGINVALYFATGAVLVAIQNRHPERRIQQNRRGEKRMWTEIRQSVLSLTVTAGCLAGGVFASVKGWTFVEPLPLTWWSAILMFAVSVVAFDAWFYWGHRLMHTRWLYRFHAEHHRSVAPTVWSTYSDSLVDAFVMQSYYLWAVFILPIPVEVLIVHRLVDHFNGTIGHSGFEFYASPLVRRPSPMVCVTFHDQHHAHFRYNFANFFSVWDRLCGTIDPRYDTDVLRMEGPETTSGERFPKEG, from the coding sequence ATGCTTGATGTCCTGCTGGAGTTTCTGCCCTTCTATGCGGGTGCTTATGGCATCAACGTCGCGCTGTATTTCGCGACCGGGGCCGTGCTTGTCGCAATCCAGAACCGGCATCCCGAGCGGCGGATCCAGCAAAATCGCCGTGGCGAAAAACGCATGTGGACGGAAATTCGCCAAAGCGTGCTGTCGCTGACGGTGACGGCCGGGTGCCTCGCCGGTGGCGTCTTCGCGTCGGTGAAGGGATGGACCTTCGTCGAGCCGTTGCCGCTGACATGGTGGTCGGCAATCCTGATGTTCGCCGTCTCGGTCGTCGCCTTCGATGCCTGGTTCTACTGGGGGCATCGCCTGATGCACACGAGATGGCTCTACCGGTTTCACGCCGAGCATCACCGCTCGGTAGCGCCGACGGTGTGGAGCACCTACAGCGACAGTCTCGTCGATGCCTTCGTCATGCAGAGCTATTATCTGTGGGCGGTGTTCATCCTGCCGATCCCGGTCGAGGTCCTGATCGTGCATCGGCTGGTCGATCACTTCAACGGAACAATCGGGCATTCGGGGTTCGAGTTCTATGCCTCGCCGCTTGTGCGCCGGCCATCGCCAATGGTCTGCGTGACCTTCCACGATCAGCACCACGCCCATTTTCGCTACAATTTCGCGAATTTCTTTTCCGTCTGGGATCGGCTGTGCGGAACGATCGATCCCCGCTACGACACGGATGTACTCCGGATGGAAGGTCCCGAGACGACCTCGGGCGAGCGTTTCCCGAAGGAGGGATGA
- a CDS encoding DUF6653 family protein has product MDSDVWQRHASGWSVWTRFATLPFLFLAVWSHGRYGWPVASGLVAAVCVWLWLNPRIFPPPRRLDSWHARATFGERVWLNRGVVPIPTADNRQAVILSLVTGAGFFIGMWGAVMLHVPAVIVGTFLTYAGKLAFLKGMARLYDRMRDAHPVYRSWTIVPENDNQANHDLNSKTGS; this is encoded by the coding sequence GGTTCGCGACACTCCCGTTCCTGTTTCTGGCGGTCTGGTCGCACGGCCGGTACGGCTGGCCCGTCGCGAGCGGTCTCGTCGCTGCCGTTTGCGTGTGGCTTTGGCTCAATCCCAGGATTTTTCCGCCCCCCAGACGGCTCGACAGCTGGCACGCGCGCGCAACATTCGGCGAACGGGTGTGGCTCAACCGGGGCGTCGTACCGATCCCCACGGCCGACAATCGTCAGGCCGTGATCCTGTCGCTGGTTACAGGCGCCGGTTTCTTCATCGGCATGTGGGGCGCGGTCATGCTGCATGTTCCGGCGGTGATCGTCGGCACGTTTCTCACCTATGCTGGCAAGCTTGCGTTCCTGAAGGGCATGGCGCGACTGTACGACCGGATGCGCGATGCCCACCCGGTCTATCGGTCCTGGACTATCGTGCCTGAAAACGACAACCAGGCGAACCATGACCTGAACAGCAAGACGGGCTCGTAG